In the Quercus lobata isolate SW786 chromosome 5, ValleyOak3.0 Primary Assembly, whole genome shotgun sequence genome, one interval contains:
- the LOC115991557 gene encoding uncharacterized protein LOC115991557 produces MTQDPKQAPPPPLPPVTPSQPTTAAPPQPDSTQADPTPPPPPPTPPPPPFDPSRMIGIIKRKALIKELAALYHAECLTYCQELLELQKKWDEPFIDLKAPDISRKETMRPPKRLKKAR; encoded by the exons ATGACTCAAGACCCTAAACaagctcctcctcctcctcttcctcctgTTACGCCGTCTCAGCCAACTACTGCTGCCCCGCCTCAGCCGGATTCGACTCAGGCCGACCCAACTCCTCCTCCGCCGCCACCaactcctccaccaccaccattcGATCCCAGTCGAA tGATTGGCATAATTAAAAGGAAGGCCTTGATAAAAGAGTTAGCTGCGCTATACCATGCTGAGTGTCTCACTTATTGTCAAGAGCTTTTGGAACTTCAAAAAAAATGGGATGAG CCATTTATTGACTTGAAGGCTCCAGACATTTCAAGGAAAGAGACAATGAGGCCACCCAAACGTCTAAAAAAGGCCCGCTAG